From Halobacillus sp. Marseille-Q1614, the proteins below share one genomic window:
- a CDS encoding molybdenum cofactor biosynthesis protein MoaE, whose amino-acid sequence MMTKLFQITDQPISIEQVTNQVARREAGAINTFIGTVREFTKGRRTLYLEYQAYASMAESKLAEIGKEISDRWPNTKTAITHRIGKLEIKDIAVVIAVSSPHRADSFEASRYAIERIKEIVPIWKKEHWEDGEAWIGNQKETKAYETGEPKEEDLT is encoded by the coding sequence ATGATGACGAAATTATTTCAAATTACAGACCAGCCAATCTCTATTGAACAAGTTACAAATCAGGTGGCAAGAAGAGAAGCTGGTGCGATTAATACGTTTATTGGAACTGTGAGGGAGTTTACAAAGGGAAGAAGGACACTTTATCTCGAATATCAAGCCTATGCTTCCATGGCCGAATCGAAGTTAGCGGAAATCGGCAAAGAAATCTCCGATCGCTGGCCGAATACGAAGACTGCCATCACCCACCGGATTGGAAAGCTTGAGATTAAGGATATCGCTGTTGTGATCGCAGTTTCATCACCGCACCGGGCGGATTCATTTGAAGCCAGCCGTTACGCGATTGAGCGGATCAAAGAAATAGTGCCAATTTGGAAAAAGGAACACTGGGAAGACGGCGAAGCCTGGATCGGCAATCAGAAAGAAACGAAAGCCTATGAAACAGGAGAGCCAAAAGAGGAGGATCTCACATGA
- a CDS encoding DUF2929 family protein, which translates to MKFIWTIVWAFLLSLMTAYVVSNMSSASFSAAQVIIMTILFSGAVFVLGEGILEKEA; encoded by the coding sequence GTGAAGTTTATTTGGACAATTGTGTGGGCGTTTCTCTTAAGCTTAATGACAGCTTATGTAGTAAGTAACATGTCGAGTGCATCATTCTCTGCTGCTCAAGTGATCATCATGACCATTTTGTTTAGCGGTGCTGTATTTGTACTTGGTGAAGGAATTCTTGAAAAAGAGGCTTAA
- a CDS encoding peptide ABC transporter substrate-binding protein: MKKKNWFLLVLALALSMFLAACSGGGSDSGSEGEAEGSEGSEGSEEQILNLAESSEIPTMDASLATDAVAFQWLGSTMDGLYRLGEGGEPEPGIATEHEVSEDGLTWTFTLREDAVWSNGDPVTANDFVYAWQRAVNPETGSEYGPYMMGGTIENAQSIADGDAPVEELGVKAVDDYTLEVQLEKPTPYFESLTTFGTFLPLNKDFVEEQGDDYALSAESLLSNGPFVITDWGTDGWTLEKNEDYWDAEQVKLDQINVKVVKETSSAVNLYETGEIDRTSLTSEFVDEYRTSEEFRIEEEPTLFYLKMNQENEILKNENARKAIQKVIDREAMVDTILNNGSIAHYGNMPQNFVTHPETEEDFREINGDLIETNVEEAQELWSKAKEELGIEEAEIGYLGGDTETSKNLDAYLKDQLEQLEGLTVNVQGVPFQERLDRDTAMEYDLQNAGWGPDYIDPNTFLNLWITDGGNNHTGYSSEEYDSLIEEANADLAQEPVKRFENFLEAEKLLIQEDAVLAPLYQRALAQLWKPYVKDVTVNPMGPDYTYKYAYIEGK, encoded by the coding sequence ATGAAAAAGAAAAATTGGTTTTTGCTTGTGCTCGCACTGGCACTAAGCATGTTCCTTGCTGCTTGTTCCGGTGGAGGCTCAGACTCAGGGTCTGAAGGCGAAGCTGAAGGCAGCGAAGGATCAGAGGGATCCGAGGAACAAATACTTAACTTAGCAGAATCTTCTGAGATTCCAACAATGGACGCTTCATTGGCTACTGATGCCGTTGCATTCCAATGGCTTGGTTCCACAATGGACGGTCTTTACCGTTTAGGTGAAGGCGGAGAACCAGAACCAGGTATTGCTACAGAGCACGAAGTAAGTGAAGACGGTCTTACATGGACGTTTACACTACGTGAAGATGCTGTCTGGTCTAACGGTGACCCTGTTACAGCTAACGATTTCGTGTATGCTTGGCAGCGTGCTGTTAATCCAGAAACTGGATCAGAGTACGGTCCATACATGATGGGCGGCACTATTGAAAACGCTCAATCTATCGCTGATGGCGATGCACCTGTTGAAGAACTTGGTGTGAAAGCTGTGGACGACTATACATTAGAAGTTCAACTTGAAAAACCGACTCCATATTTTGAGTCTCTAACTACATTCGGTACATTCTTACCTTTAAACAAAGACTTTGTTGAAGAACAAGGCGATGACTATGCACTTTCAGCTGAAAGCCTGCTCTCTAACGGACCATTTGTTATTACTGATTGGGGTACTGATGGCTGGACTCTTGAAAAGAACGAAGACTACTGGGATGCTGAGCAAGTTAAACTTGATCAAATCAACGTAAAAGTAGTTAAAGAAACATCTTCAGCTGTTAACCTTTACGAAACTGGCGAAATTGATCGTACTAGTCTAACATCTGAATTCGTTGATGAGTACCGTACATCTGAAGAATTCCGTATCGAAGAAGAGCCTACTTTATTCTACTTAAAGATGAACCAAGAGAATGAAATTCTTAAGAATGAAAATGCTCGTAAAGCGATTCAAAAAGTAATCGACCGTGAAGCTATGGTTGATACAATTCTTAACAACGGATCAATTGCTCATTACGGTAACATGCCGCAAAACTTTGTTACCCATCCAGAAACTGAAGAAGATTTCCGTGAAATAAACGGTGATCTAATTGAAACAAACGTTGAAGAAGCTCAAGAACTATGGTCTAAAGCAAAAGAAGAACTAGGAATTGAAGAAGCTGAAATCGGTTACCTTGGCGGTGACACAGAAACTTCTAAAAACCTAGATGCTTACCTTAAAGACCAGCTTGAACAGCTTGAAGGTCTTACTGTAAATGTACAAGGTGTACCTTTCCAGGAACGTCTAGACCGCGATACAGCAATGGAGTATGATCTTCAAAATGCTGGATGGGGTCCTGACTACATTGATCCGAACACATTCTTAAACCTATGGATCACTGATGGTGGAAACAACCATACTGGATATTCCAGCGAAGAGTACGACTCGCTAATTGAAGAAGCGAATGCTGACCTTGCACAAGAGCCGGTTAAGCGTTTTGAAAACTTCCTAGAGGCAGAAAAACTTCTTATCCAAGAAGATGCAGTACTTGCACCACTTTATCAGCGTGCACTTGCTCAACTTTGGAAGCCTTACGTGAAGGATGTAACAGTTAACCCAATGGGACCTGATTACACTTACAAGTATGCTTATATTGAAGGCAAGTAA
- a CDS encoding undecaprenyl-diphosphate phosphatase: MEEMWLLLKYLFLGIFQGFTEPIPISSSGHLVIVQQMMDLKIEGLQFEVLVNFGSLIAVLLIYREDILRLIQNGIGYIWTKDVRQKDDFEFIIYLIIGTIPAGVIGLLFEDQFEGLKTVEMVGLMLIVTGIALWIIRNLRGRRGDGALTFKDAVIVGLAQSVALIPGISRSGATIVAAMLLGMKQETALRFSFLLFIPISLGTMLMSIGDLIEDPNLGEFWLSYLIAFAASVFASYFSLKWFMGIMARGNLKYFAFYCFIVGGLVVFFL, translated from the coding sequence ATGGAAGAGATGTGGCTGTTATTAAAATATTTATTTTTGGGGATTTTTCAAGGGTTCACTGAACCGATCCCTATTTCTTCCAGTGGACACCTTGTTATTGTCCAGCAGATGATGGATTTAAAAATCGAAGGCCTTCAGTTTGAGGTCCTTGTTAATTTTGGATCGTTAATTGCTGTATTACTTATTTACCGAGAGGATATTCTTCGGTTAATCCAGAACGGGATAGGATACATTTGGACAAAAGATGTCCGGCAGAAAGATGATTTCGAATTTATCATTTACTTAATTATTGGAACGATCCCTGCTGGTGTGATCGGGTTATTATTTGAAGATCAGTTTGAAGGACTGAAAACGGTGGAAATGGTCGGTCTTATGTTAATCGTTACAGGGATTGCACTATGGATTATCCGTAATTTAAGGGGGCGCCGCGGTGATGGTGCGCTTACCTTTAAGGATGCTGTCATCGTCGGTCTGGCCCAATCTGTCGCATTAATTCCAGGCATCAGCCGTTCCGGTGCGACAATTGTGGCCGCTATGCTGCTTGGCATGAAGCAGGAGACAGCTCTTCGCTTTTCATTCCTGCTATTTATTCCGATCAGCCTCGGAACGATGCTTATGTCGATTGGCGACTTAATTGAAGATCCGAACTTAGGCGAATTCTGGCTGAGTTATTTGATCGCCTTTGCGGCTTCAGTTTTTGCCTCATACTTTTCGCTTAAATGGTTTATGGGGATTATGGCGCGCGGCAACCTAAAGTATTTCGCGTTTTACTGCTTTATCGTCGGCGGCCTTGTTGTCTTTTTCTTATAG
- a CDS encoding LCP family protein, which produces MVAKRSLRKQRKRKRKKRLFIALIFLLFITSLSYVGYEYMMGKQESQNKVSGDEGSEVSLSDMSSKYKDEFKGVDNNDGKTNVLVLGVDQRENETPRSDTIMIAQYDENGETAKVASLMRDMYVNIPGHGYNKLNAAFAFGGPELMRQTIKENFGVDVEYYAIVDFNGFTQIVDTLAPNGVEVNIEKNMQYKAGDTNIDLKQGTQSLDGEELLGYARYRSDSQGDFGRVERQQKVIKLLKDELVSFSGVMKAPRLMGTLQPYVDTNIGSGKYLNLGKDFIFNPVNNIDTFNLPTEDNVWNARMPYPVGLVLQHDEQKSAEDLQEFLQ; this is translated from the coding sequence ATGGTTGCTAAACGCTCTTTACGTAAGCAGCGTAAACGCAAACGTAAGAAACGGCTTTTTATAGCTCTTATATTTTTATTATTTATTACCTCTCTCAGCTATGTAGGCTATGAATATATGATGGGAAAACAAGAATCCCAGAATAAAGTTTCCGGAGATGAGGGAAGTGAAGTTTCCCTTTCGGATATGTCCAGTAAGTATAAGGATGAATTCAAAGGCGTCGATAATAACGACGGTAAAACCAACGTCCTGGTTTTAGGTGTCGATCAGCGTGAAAATGAAACACCACGATCTGATACGATTATGATTGCCCAATATGATGAAAACGGGGAAACAGCCAAAGTGGCTTCACTGATGCGTGATATGTACGTCAATATCCCCGGGCACGGCTATAACAAACTTAATGCCGCTTTCGCCTTTGGCGGGCCTGAACTTATGAGACAGACGATTAAAGAAAACTTCGGTGTCGATGTCGAATATTATGCAATTGTTGACTTCAACGGATTTACTCAAATCGTAGACACACTGGCTCCTAACGGCGTTGAAGTTAATATTGAAAAAAACATGCAGTATAAAGCCGGCGATACCAATATCGATCTTAAGCAGGGAACGCAATCATTAGATGGAGAAGAACTGCTCGGCTACGCAAGATATAGAAGTGATTCCCAAGGTGACTTCGGGCGAGTTGAACGTCAGCAGAAAGTCATTAAACTGCTGAAAGACGAGCTTGTTTCATTTAGCGGTGTTATGAAGGCTCCGAGGCTTATGGGAACGCTGCAGCCTTATGTAGATACCAACATTGGCAGCGGAAAGTACCTCAATTTAGGAAAAGACTTTATTTTTAACCCGGTAAATAATATAGATACCTTTAATTTACCGACTGAAGATAATGTATGGAATGCAAGAATGCCTTATCCGGTCGGTCTGGTACTGCAGCACGATGAGCAGAAAAGTGCCGAAGATTTACAAGAATTTCTCCAATAA
- the trpS gene encoding tryptophan--tRNA ligase produces the protein MKTLFSGIQPSGTLTLGNYLGAMTHFVDLQDEYECYFCIVDEHAITVPQDRLALRKNIKSLAALYLASGIDPDKATLFIQSEVPAHTQLGWMLQCVSYIGELERMTQFKDKSGDGKEAVSSGLLTYPPLMASDILLYQTDIVPVGEDQKQHLELTRNLAQRFNNKYNDIFTVPEVRIPKEGARIMSLQNPLKKMSKSDPNQKAFISMLDDEKKITKKIKSAVTDSEGVVKYDKENKPGVSNLLTIESICRGVSIQELENKYAGKGYGDFKAGVAESVVRVLGPIQERYEQLIDSEELDEILDQGAEAASFKANKMLMKAKKAMGLGRVRKKK, from the coding sequence ATGAAAACATTATTTTCCGGAATTCAGCCAAGTGGAACACTTACGCTTGGTAACTATTTAGGCGCAATGACTCATTTTGTTGATTTGCAGGATGAGTATGAGTGCTACTTTTGTATTGTAGATGAGCACGCGATCACTGTACCGCAGGACCGTCTGGCCTTACGAAAAAATATTAAGTCGTTAGCTGCATTATATTTGGCTTCAGGGATTGATCCTGATAAAGCAACCTTATTCATTCAATCAGAAGTGCCGGCACATACCCAGCTGGGCTGGATGCTTCAATGTGTCAGCTACATCGGTGAATTAGAGCGAATGACCCAGTTCAAAGATAAGTCTGGAGATGGTAAAGAAGCTGTCAGCTCAGGACTGCTGACTTACCCTCCACTCATGGCATCAGATATACTGCTTTATCAAACGGACATCGTGCCGGTCGGTGAGGATCAAAAACAGCACTTAGAACTGACGCGTAACTTGGCTCAGCGTTTTAATAATAAGTACAATGACATTTTCACGGTTCCTGAAGTAAGGATTCCAAAAGAAGGAGCGCGTATTATGTCGCTTCAGAACCCTCTGAAAAAAATGAGCAAGTCCGATCCCAACCAAAAAGCTTTCATCTCTATGCTGGATGATGAGAAGAAGATTACAAAAAAAATAAAAAGTGCCGTAACCGATTCAGAGGGTGTCGTCAAATATGATAAGGAAAACAAACCGGGAGTTTCTAACCTGTTGACGATCGAATCCATCTGCCGCGGGGTGTCCATTCAAGAATTGGAGAATAAATATGCAGGAAAAGGTTATGGAGACTTTAAAGCAGGCGTTGCTGAATCCGTTGTCAGGGTATTGGGGCCAATTCAGGAACGTTACGAGCAGCTGATAGATTCTGAAGAATTAGATGAAATTTTAGATCAAGGGGCAGAGGCTGCTTCGTTTAAAGCGAACAAAATGCTGATGAAAGCGAAAAAAGCGATGGGTCTCGGCCGTGTAAGAAAGAAAAAATAA
- a CDS encoding DUF3899 domain-containing protein, whose amino-acid sequence MKFVRNKWGFLAINFVVLLLYFLIFSPAYSLLHFIDLLFYLCFFYLFIGLILWIIKGGFFDAITYSFRRVSNRIGKNKDYMEDIDDFEEKPLPSQMFKRNVVRFFLFQGISLLAGMAVLLVVYYMA is encoded by the coding sequence ATGAAATTTGTTAGAAATAAGTGGGGATTTTTGGCTATTAATTTTGTTGTTCTTTTATTATACTTTTTGATTTTTTCTCCAGCGTACAGTCTGCTTCATTTTATCGATCTCTTATTTTACCTTTGCTTCTTTTATTTATTTATTGGATTGATCCTGTGGATTATAAAAGGCGGGTTCTTTGATGCAATTACTTACAGTTTCCGCAGGGTATCCAACAGAATCGGAAAGAATAAAGATTATATGGAAGACATTGATGATTTTGAGGAAAAGCCGCTGCCTTCTCAAATGTTTAAGAGAAACGTCGTCCGTTTTTTTCTGTTTCAGGGCATATCGCTGCTCGCAGGAATGGCTGTTCTATTAGTCGTTTATTATATGGCTTGA
- a CDS encoding BMP family ABC transporter substrate-binding protein, with protein sequence MKSYTLLFFIVVIGLTGCDYQQASSTPKTIGWLVETSAEDQAWGEKGYEGIKAIEEKYDTNVIVKENINTTSDTESAVDELAERGADIIFGHGNFYSQTFQNVHQSYPDIHFIYFNGEFSAENVTALNFSSGAMGFFAGMVAGDMTETGRVGLIAAYEWQPEVEGFYAGVMHQNPQAKVSMSYTNSWESVGRAKAIYDQMVLDGADVFYPAGDNFNLPIIKRAERDELYAIGYVEDQLKNAKNTVLTSTVQRVDHLYVQAIEQYINGDLKGKVMEYDFQEGAIELGEYSEVVDKEVITEVNEAVEVYKNTGKLPFN encoded by the coding sequence TTGAAATCATATACTTTATTGTTTTTTATAGTTGTTATTGGGCTGACGGGCTGTGACTATCAGCAGGCTTCAAGCACTCCCAAAACAATCGGCTGGCTTGTGGAAACATCGGCAGAAGATCAGGCATGGGGAGAGAAGGGGTATGAAGGGATTAAAGCAATTGAAGAGAAATATGACACCAATGTGATCGTAAAGGAAAACATAAACACTACGTCTGATACCGAGAGTGCAGTTGATGAGCTGGCTGAACGGGGCGCCGATATAATATTTGGCCATGGAAATTTTTATAGTCAGACCTTTCAAAATGTGCATCAAAGCTATCCAGACATTCATTTTATCTACTTTAACGGCGAATTCTCTGCTGAAAACGTGACCGCACTAAATTTCAGTTCAGGAGCCATGGGCTTTTTTGCGGGGATGGTTGCGGGAGATATGACAGAGACAGGGAGGGTAGGCTTGATTGCTGCCTACGAATGGCAGCCTGAGGTGGAGGGTTTTTATGCAGGGGTGATGCATCAGAATCCTCAGGCTAAAGTGTCCATGTCTTACACAAACAGTTGGGAGTCGGTCGGACGCGCTAAGGCAATCTATGATCAAATGGTACTTGACGGTGCTGATGTCTTTTATCCAGCGGGTGATAATTTTAACCTGCCGATCATAAAAAGGGCAGAAAGGGATGAACTTTATGCAATCGGCTACGTGGAGGATCAGCTGAAGAACGCAAAGAATACAGTGTTAACGAGTACTGTTCAGCGTGTCGATCATCTGTACGTGCAGGCCATTGAGCAATACATTAATGGTGACTTAAAAGGAAAAGTCATGGAGTATGATTTTCAAGAAGGCGCTATTGAACTTGGTGAATACAGCGAAGTCGTGGATAAAGAAGTGATTACAGAAGTCAATGAAGCAGTGGAAGTGTACAAAAATACCGGGAAACTTCCCTTTAATTAG
- the moaD gene encoding molybdopterin converting factor subunit 1, whose product MNKILFFAGLQEKAGKESVEVEVSGQTVYQVKELLEKEYGLTDIHEAMTAVNEELAANDVIIKEKDTVAFLPPVSGG is encoded by the coding sequence ATGAATAAGATCTTATTTTTTGCAGGACTGCAGGAGAAAGCGGGGAAAGAATCAGTAGAGGTTGAAGTAAGCGGCCAAACTGTATATCAGGTCAAGGAACTTCTAGAAAAGGAATATGGACTTACGGATATCCATGAAGCGATGACGGCGGTTAACGAAGAGCTTGCCGCAAATGATGTCATCATTAAAGAAAAAGATACAGTAGCTTTTCTCCCGCCAGTTAGCGGAGGTTAA
- the mobB gene encoding molybdopterin-guanine dinucleotide biosynthesis protein B encodes MRPIFQVTGYKNSGKTTVIEDLSRFGKDSGDRVAVIKHHPHTDPLQPLAADNDSERIFNSGASVSSVISPRGIHIHTEEEILLEQMIQWYELYDPDLILIEGYKEKNYPKAVILKEEADQELLMLSNIQLVITWGNVDTSQISCPVIEMAHLHKDLPMIYSAAKEERE; translated from the coding sequence ATGAGGCCGATTTTTCAAGTTACAGGATATAAAAACTCAGGAAAAACGACAGTAATCGAAGATCTGTCCCGCTTTGGCAAGGATTCTGGAGATCGGGTAGCTGTGATTAAACACCACCCTCATACTGATCCTCTGCAGCCATTAGCAGCTGATAATGACAGTGAAAGAATTTTTAACAGCGGAGCAAGTGTATCGAGCGTGATCAGCCCCAGGGGCATTCATATCCATACAGAGGAAGAAATCCTCCTGGAGCAGATGATTCAATGGTACGAGTTATATGACCCGGATCTAATTTTAATTGAAGGTTATAAAGAGAAAAACTATCCGAAAGCCGTAATTTTAAAAGAAGAAGCCGATCAAGAGCTGCTGATGCTTTCAAACATCCAGCTCGTTATCACGTGGGGAAATGTCGATACTTCTCAAATCTCCTGTCCTGTCATTGAAATGGCTCATCTACATAAAGATTTACCGATGATTTATTCGGCCGCAAAAGAGGAGAGAGAATGA
- a CDS encoding YjbA family protein: MLYMHDLWVNWFEGEENGYNVCQFHEWRKEDGIELVDQIPLLYIEEDLYEFIENDLQELPRSLLDDIYKRTYVKNNQERRTIDYAAVVTDGKRVLVFDTLGYSLPVKKSRLIPRQERLVFDMVEGKRPAVYMIESVSPKEHHILSLSPEKMAGLTRRERQLKQLLMMALDQLKNTDHPEEVGYWLTEWDPAQYQDIKHITTEDAWQRLYYGTIEGWSKQHEELCGKIIKGQPFFETMWQAENHKDQKHLKSQN; this comes from the coding sequence ATGTTATATATGCACGATTTATGGGTCAATTGGTTTGAAGGAGAAGAGAATGGTTACAACGTTTGTCAATTTCACGAATGGCGTAAAGAAGATGGCATTGAGCTGGTGGACCAGATTCCATTACTTTATATTGAAGAAGATCTCTACGAGTTTATAGAAAACGATTTACAAGAACTTCCAAGATCCTTGCTGGATGACATTTACAAACGCACCTATGTAAAAAACAATCAGGAACGCCGCACCATAGATTATGCAGCCGTAGTTACAGACGGAAAGAGGGTACTCGTATTTGATACATTAGGATATTCGCTTCCCGTGAAAAAAAGCCGACTGATTCCCCGACAGGAACGCCTCGTTTTCGACATGGTAGAAGGAAAGCGGCCGGCTGTTTATATGATCGAAAGTGTCTCACCGAAAGAACATCACATTTTGTCCTTGTCCCCTGAAAAAATGGCAGGACTGACAAGAAGAGAGCGGCAGTTAAAACAGCTGCTTATGATGGCTTTAGATCAGCTGAAAAACACGGATCATCCGGAAGAAGTCGGGTACTGGCTGACAGAATGGGATCCGGCCCAGTATCAGGATATTAAGCACATCACAACGGAAGATGCCTGGCAGCGCCTGTACTATGGCACGATTGAAGGATGGAGTAAACAACACGAAGAACTGTGCGGAAAAATTATAAAGGGCCAGCCATTTTTTGAAACGATGTGGCAGGCGGAGAACCATAAAGATCAGAAGCATTTAAAAAGCCAGAATTGA
- a CDS encoding beta-ketoacyl-ACP synthase III gives MNAGIIGTGHYAPERVLTNKDLEKIVDTSDEWIRTRTGIEERRIAAEGEDTSDMALRAAQNALDDADLTAEEIDLILVATVTPDHPFPSVATVLQHKLGARKVAAMDISAACAGFMYGVITAKQYIETGAYKNVLVVGVEKLSKITDWEDRNTCVLFGDAAGAAVIGPVSDGKGILSFELGADGSGGPHLYQDEYLFMNGREVFKFAVRQMPQSSVNVVKKIGLNEEDVDYLVPHQANIRIMEAARERLGIPKEKMSVKVNKYGNTSSASIPLALSEDVKAGKIKDNDLVVLVGFGGGLTWGAVALRWGK, from the coding sequence ATGAACGCTGGAATCATAGGGACAGGACATTATGCGCCGGAGAGAGTTCTTACCAATAAAGATTTAGAGAAAATCGTCGATACTAGTGATGAGTGGATTCGCACGCGTACAGGGATTGAAGAAAGACGTATTGCGGCAGAAGGTGAAGATACTTCGGACATGGCTCTTCGTGCTGCTCAAAATGCGCTCGATGATGCTGATCTCACAGCTGAAGAGATTGATTTGATCCTTGTTGCGACCGTGACACCCGATCATCCTTTCCCTTCAGTAGCTACCGTGCTGCAGCATAAGCTGGGAGCTAGAAAAGTAGCAGCAATGGATATTAGCGCAGCTTGTGCCGGTTTTATGTATGGTGTAATTACGGCTAAGCAGTATATCGAAACAGGTGCTTACAAAAATGTGTTAGTTGTAGGAGTGGAAAAGCTTTCAAAAATTACCGACTGGGAAGACCGCAACACATGTGTTCTTTTTGGTGACGCAGCTGGAGCAGCCGTAATTGGCCCGGTAAGTGATGGGAAAGGAATCCTTTCCTTCGAACTTGGAGCTGACGGAAGCGGCGGTCCGCACTTATATCAGGATGAATACTTGTTTATGAATGGTAGAGAAGTATTCAAGTTTGCTGTTAGACAAATGCCGCAGTCTTCAGTAAATGTTGTGAAAAAAATCGGTCTTAATGAAGAAGATGTCGATTATTTAGTACCGCACCAGGCAAATATTAGAATTATGGAAGCAGCCAGGGAGCGGCTTGGAATTCCGAAAGAAAAAATGTCAGTTAAAGTTAATAAATATGGAAATACTTCATCAGCATCTATCCCGCTTGCTTTGTCAGAAGACGTAAAAGCGGGTAAAATTAAAGATAATGATCTAGTCGTACTTGTCGGGTTCGGCGGCGGACTCACTTGGGGAGCCGTTGCCCTCCGATGGGGTAAGTAA
- the fabF gene encoding beta-ketoacyl-ACP synthase II, which yields MEKRRVVITGLGAVTPVGNSVEETWNNIKSGQSGVGPITKVNKDEYPVHVAAELKDFDPSTYIDRKDVRRMDPFVQYAMVASHMAVEDANLTINEENASRIGVWIGSGIGGMNTYESQFETFQKKGYRRVSPFFIPMMIPDMAAGQVSIALGAKGINSCTVTACASGANSIGDAFKVIQRGDADIMVTGGTEAPMNKMSFAGFASARALSLNEDPNTASRPFDKNRDGFVMGEGAGIVILETLESAQKRGAKIYGELTGYGATGDAYHITSPAPEGEGATRAMNQALKDAGISAEQVDYLNAHGTSTDLNDKFETIAAKSVFKDHAYKMAISSTKSMTGHLLGAAGAVEAIISLKAINEGIIPPTINYETPDPECDLDYVPNEARKQELTTVMSNSLGFGGHNAALIFKKYSE from the coding sequence ATGGAAAAAAGACGTGTCGTAATTACCGGTCTTGGAGCTGTAACGCCAGTCGGTAATTCAGTAGAAGAAACGTGGAACAATATTAAGAGCGGTCAATCAGGTGTTGGCCCTATTACGAAAGTAAATAAAGATGAATATCCGGTTCATGTGGCAGCCGAGCTGAAAGATTTTGACCCTTCCACTTATATTGATCGTAAAGACGTCCGCCGCATGGATCCTTTCGTTCAGTATGCTATGGTCGCTTCCCATATGGCTGTAGAGGACGCGAACCTTACCATTAATGAAGAAAATGCCAGCCGTATCGGCGTATGGATTGGTTCAGGAATCGGCGGCATGAACACGTATGAATCGCAATTTGAAACTTTCCAGAAAAAAGGCTACCGCCGTGTAAGCCCGTTCTTCATCCCGATGATGATTCCAGATATGGCAGCTGGACAAGTTTCGATTGCCCTTGGTGCTAAAGGAATTAATTCGTGTACGGTAACAGCTTGTGCATCAGGAGCTAACTCAATTGGGGATGCCTTCAAAGTTATTCAGCGCGGGGATGCGGATATTATGGTTACAGGCGGAACGGAAGCGCCAATGAACAAAATGTCCTTTGCCGGATTTGCTTCAGCCCGTGCTCTATCCCTGAACGAAGACCCTAATACAGCAAGCCGTCCCTTTGATAAAAACCGTGACGGATTCGTTATGGGTGAAGGAGCAGGAATCGTGATTCTTGAAACGCTTGAATCCGCTCAAAAACGCGGAGCTAAAATTTACGGTGAGCTGACTGGCTATGGTGCTACTGGTGATGCTTACCACATTACTTCTCCAGCACCAGAAGGAGAAGGAGCTACACGTGCAATGAACCAAGCGCTTAAGGATGCAGGTATTTCCGCAGAACAAGTGGATTATTTAAACGCCCATGGAACATCCACAGACCTTAACGATAAATTTGAAACTATTGCAGCTAAATCTGTATTTAAAGATCATGCTTATAAGATGGCGATTTCCTCAACGAAATCCATGACAGGTCACTTACTTGGAGCTGCCGGCGCGGTAGAAGCTATTATCTCTCTTAAAGCTATTAATGAAGGAATTATTCCGCCGACAATTAATTATGAAACTCCAGACCCTGAATGTGATCTTGATTATGTTCCAAATGAGGCGAGAAAACAGGAATTAACAACTGTTATGAGTAACTCGTTAGGATTTGGCGGCCATAATGCAGCCTTGATCTTCAAGAAATATTCTGAATAA